A single genomic interval of Brevinematia bacterium harbors:
- a CDS encoding polymer-forming cytoskeletal protein — translation MPPKQEGVINSIIGEGSVFQGRFHVNGSVQIDGKFEGEISTNEQILIGETGKVKTDVLRARSVTVSGVVIGGIEAQESVKLTETGRILGNIITPQLEVKPGVILKGEVIITAGQKKEVDKIIEDAYNSGPSIPQPKDLKDHERKFEL, via the coding sequence ATGCCACCTAAACAGGAAGGAGTAATAAACAGCATAATTGGCGAAGGTTCTGTGTTTCAAGGAAGATTCCATGTCAATGGCTCTGTGCAGATAGATGGAAAGTTTGAAGGTGAAATATCAACAAATGAGCAAATTCTTATAGGCGAGACTGGTAAGGTCAAAACCGATGTATTGAGAGCAAGAAGTGTAACCGTATCAGGAGTTGTAATAGGAGGAATAGAGGCTCAGGAATCCGTAAAGCTTACGGAAACAGGAAGAATTTTGGGTAACATAATAACTCCTCAGCTTGAAGTCAAACCCGGAGTTATACTCAAGGGCGAGGTCATAATAACCGCAGGACAGAAAAAAGAAGTAGACAAAATAATTGAAGATGCGTATAATTCTGGCCCCTCAATTCCCCAGCCTAAAGATCTAAAGGACCACGAAAGAAAATTTGAACTTTAA
- a CDS encoding OmpA family protein, with protein MKKVITTLFLVALLGFSGFGQVIAGSEFFNANISASDQAVGGNSLVNTETASSVLINPASGAYLKQLAITTSLGGFTTTGTYGLLGVSYPTLIGTFSAQFLYYGLPVGTNIFGGTVAFSKDVADELGVGFGITATSGVSVGINVGFVHKMLRDFSSGLGLKDFSWGLALLNLGLPVVIGDSYPFPSLPTVKGGAELMFLRTDPIKFSIDAGVTLGAWGPNAELNGGLKANILDMVLVKGGGFVGVNRFGWSAGATLKYTLERQWGIERLDIRFHYSLMNIINSISGIRDFGHWIGFDFAFGTIDTTPPKIEINVDISEKDNEINLSQNLVFLNFASSLAEKPIYVSPNYDGRKDKVKINLNIQEGGILKEWKVIIKDAKGNLVKVIESKMKRDVSLDFEELFKRLFTPKESVLVPSVIYWDGTDSKGKVVPDGEYYLQVFAKDFEGNESSSKVVKVVVDNTPPVGGVSVPYFIFSPNGDGNKDDITFSLKNLTKGDEWVAWIEDQKENKVKTWSMGVSPLDKIVWAGLGDDGKLLPDGNYTFCLKGEDLAGNVFVTNIKGILISTKLRSLLVTSDIYEISPNNDGVFDKANISLVLEELSGLQALNVYIKDPRTGNIMRRWTMGEGKVMTNLFWDGTDGTGNVVVDDVYVIYAEAEYVDGNKPVSPEISIKVDATPPRSRISFEPALFSPDNDGVDDEVIFKLNVSDDSDIREWSFKIWQPNGKKVFKEFKGKGTPPSEIIWDGIGDNGEIVDSAEEYPLSFEVVDSLNNKASIRPAVLPTDILIEVTPYGYKIKVHSIEFAYASAELTPKGVQIVRKVAEKLKKFGAYKIRVEGHTDNIGSYEYNLKLSRARAESVRSELIKSGISADRITAEGYSFDRPIAPNDTEEGRARNRRVEFVLIK; from the coding sequence ATGAAGAAAGTGATAACAACTTTGTTTTTGGTAGCATTGCTAGGTTTTTCAGGTTTTGGGCAGGTGATTGCGGGTAGTGAGTTTTTTAATGCGAATATATCTGCGAGTGATCAGGCAGTAGGTGGCAATAGTTTGGTTAACACAGAAACTGCATCGTCGGTGTTGATAAATCCTGCTTCTGGGGCATATTTGAAGCAGTTGGCTATTACTACATCGTTGGGAGGATTTACAACAACGGGAACATACGGACTTTTGGGGGTTTCCTATCCAACTTTGATAGGGACGTTTTCAGCGCAATTTCTGTATTATGGGTTACCTGTTGGAACAAACATATTTGGTGGAACTGTTGCATTTTCTAAAGATGTTGCTGATGAGCTTGGGGTAGGATTTGGGATAACCGCAACCAGTGGTGTGAGTGTTGGAATAAATGTTGGATTTGTGCATAAGATGCTGAGAGATTTTTCTTCTGGACTTGGACTTAAGGACTTTTCTTGGGGACTTGCTTTACTTAACCTAGGTTTGCCTGTGGTTATTGGAGATAGTTATCCTTTTCCTTCGTTGCCAACTGTAAAGGGTGGAGCGGAGTTGATGTTTTTGAGAACGGATCCTATAAAGTTTTCAATTGATGCGGGAGTGACACTTGGTGCTTGGGGACCTAACGCAGAGCTAAATGGAGGGTTGAAAGCAAATATACTTGATATGGTGCTTGTGAAAGGAGGAGGTTTTGTTGGTGTCAATAGGTTTGGATGGAGTGCTGGAGCAACTTTGAAGTACACTCTTGAGAGACAGTGGGGTATAGAAAGGTTGGATATAAGGTTTCATTACTCTCTTATGAACATTATAAACTCTATCTCAGGAATACGAGATTTTGGACACTGGATTGGCTTTGACTTTGCTTTCGGAACCATAGATACAACCCCTCCAAAAATTGAAATAAACGTTGATATTAGCGAGAAAGATAATGAAATAAACCTTTCTCAGAATTTGGTTTTCCTTAACTTTGCCAGTTCTTTAGCGGAAAAACCTATATATGTGTCGCCAAACTATGATGGTAGGAAGGATAAAGTGAAGATAAACTTAAACATTCAGGAGGGTGGAATTCTTAAGGAGTGGAAGGTTATTATTAAGGATGCAAAGGGGAATTTGGTCAAAGTTATTGAGTCTAAGATGAAAAGAGATGTGTCATTGGATTTTGAGGAACTTTTTAAAAGGTTATTTACTCCTAAGGAGTCGGTTTTGGTGCCAAGTGTGATATATTGGGATGGAACCGATTCTAAGGGTAAGGTGGTTCCAGATGGAGAATATTATTTGCAGGTTTTTGCAAAAGATTTTGAAGGAAATGAATCTTCGTCAAAGGTTGTGAAGGTAGTGGTTGACAATACTCCTCCAGTAGGTGGAGTATCAGTTCCCTATTTTATATTCTCTCCTAATGGTGATGGTAATAAAGATGATATAACTTTCTCACTAAAGAACTTAACAAAGGGTGATGAGTGGGTTGCTTGGATAGAAGATCAGAAAGAAAATAAGGTCAAAACTTGGAGTATGGGAGTATCACCTTTAGATAAGATTGTTTGGGCTGGATTGGGAGATGATGGTAAATTGCTACCAGATGGGAATTACACGTTCTGTCTAAAGGGTGAGGACTTAGCGGGAAATGTGTTTGTCACTAATATAAAAGGTATACTTATCTCAACAAAACTTAGGAGTTTACTTGTAACTTCTGATATTTACGAAATATCTCCTAACAACGATGGTGTGTTTGATAAAGCGAATATTAGTCTTGTTCTAGAAGAGCTTAGTGGCTTACAAGCTTTGAATGTCTATATTAAAGATCCTAGGACTGGTAATATTATGAGAAGGTGGACGATGGGGGAAGGAAAAGTGATGACTAATCTGTTCTGGGATGGTACGGACGGTACGGGTAATGTTGTGGTGGATGATGTGTATGTGATTTATGCGGAAGCGGAGTATGTTGATGGTAACAAACCAGTTTCACCAGAGATATCAATAAAAGTAGATGCTACTCCTCCTAGAAGTAGAATTTCCTTTGAGCCTGCTCTGTTTTCACCGGATAACGATGGTGTTGATGATGAAGTGATATTTAAACTGAATGTTTCGGATGATTCTGATATAAGAGAGTGGTCTTTCAAGATTTGGCAACCTAATGGTAAGAAGGTATTTAAAGAGTTTAAGGGTAAGGGAACTCCTCCTTCGGAGATAATATGGGATGGAATTGGTGATAATGGTGAGATTGTGGATAGTGCGGAAGAGTATCCTTTAAGTTTTGAGGTGGTGGACAGCCTTAATAACAAAGCAAGTATTAGGCCAGCAGTGTTGCCAACAGATATACTCATTGAGGTTACACCCTATGGTTACAAGATAAAGGTTCACAGCATAGAGTTTGCGTATGCTAGCGCGGAGCTTACCCCCAAGGGAGTTCAGATAGTTAGAAAGGTAGCTGAGAAGTTGAAAAAGTTTGGAGCTTACAAGATAAGGGTTGAGGGACATACTGATAACATTGGCTCGTATGAGTATAACCTAAAACTGTCAAGAGCAAGAGCAGAGTCTGTCAGAAGCGAACTGATCAAAAGTGGAATCAGTGCAGATAGAATAACTGCTGAAGGTTACTCTTTTGACAGACCTATTGCACCTAACGATACTGAGGAAGGAAGAGCAAGAAATAGAAGGGTTGAGTTTGTATTGATAAAGTAA
- a CDS encoding tetratricopeptide repeat protein — protein MMWKSEKVEEVIKKASELIEQKQYSSAIALLEENLKGNENNLELLYLLGTSYRKSLMFEEAIKIFEKILSIDPNHKKALLGTADSWRGLKNWEKALEIWKRYIELEPKDSLVITRMGDAFRKLKDYQKAEECYLKAIELNGKNKFALMGIGDMFYKLEEFDKALVYWEKLIDIRPNTLNVLTMLGNIYRRKKLFSKAVAYYQRALGVDYENFYALYGIADSLRGMGQFKESLKYWIRLAEKYPDNPKILTRLGDTLLKINKENEAEVAFNKALEAGYSKYALIGLAKIRAKRKEYQQAVEICNSLLKQHPDDVRIVLLLGDIYEAMGLKKNAEALYKTALQRFKNNRELSTRLSKLYIKNFEDSIEKV, from the coding sequence ATGATGTGGAAGAGTGAGAAAGTGGAAGAGGTTATTAAAAAAGCTTCTGAGCTTATTGAGCAAAAGCAATATAGTAGTGCTATAGCATTACTTGAGGAAAACCTAAAAGGTAACGAAAACAATCTTGAATTACTGTATCTTCTTGGCACAAGCTACAGAAAAAGCCTAATGTTTGAGGAGGCAATAAAAATATTTGAGAAGATTCTCTCAATAGATCCTAACCACAAGAAAGCCTTACTTGGCACTGCTGACTCCTGGAGGGGGCTAAAAAACTGGGAAAAAGCCTTGGAGATATGGAAACGCTACATTGAACTTGAACCTAAAGATTCACTAGTAATAACCAGAATGGGAGACGCTTTTAGAAAACTAAAAGACTATCAGAAAGCAGAAGAATGCTACCTGAAAGCTATTGAACTGAATGGGAAAAACAAATTCGCTCTTATGGGAATAGGGGACATGTTCTACAAACTTGAGGAATTTGACAAAGCTCTGGTTTACTGGGAAAAGTTAATTGATATAAGACCAAACACACTGAATGTATTAACAATGCTTGGCAACATCTACCGAAGAAAAAAATTATTCTCAAAGGCAGTTGCTTACTACCAAAGAGCTTTAGGTGTGGATTACGAAAACTTCTACGCCCTTTACGGAATAGCGGACTCACTAAGAGGTATGGGACAGTTCAAAGAATCTCTAAAATACTGGATAAGACTCGCAGAAAAATACCCAGACAACCCAAAAATACTAACAAGGCTAGGAGATACATTGCTTAAAATAAACAAGGAAAACGAGGCCGAAGTTGCTTTTAACAAAGCACTTGAAGCTGGATATAGCAAATACGCACTCATAGGACTTGCAAAAATAAGAGCCAAGAGAAAAGAATATCAACAAGCAGTAGAGATATGTAACTCACTCCTAAAGCAACATCCAGATGATGTAAGAATAGTGCTACTACTAGGAGACATTTACGAAGCTATGGGACTTAAGAAGAACGCAGAAGCTCTGTATAAAACAGCCCTACAGAGATTCAAGAATAATCGTGAACTGAGCACAAGACTAAGTAAACTCTACATAAAAAACTTTGAGGACAGCATAGAAAAAGTATAA
- a CDS encoding MazG nucleotide pyrophosphohydrolase domain-containing protein, protein MEEFDRLIGIVKTLRSPNGCPWDREQTLESIVENIIEEAYEVVQAITEGDYEKIKEETGDLILQGVFISQIAKEMGKFSIDEVLKDLNSKLLQRHPHVFGNEALPESTEESLKLWETKKKESNNILEEIPKNFPTLLYIYKVIQKSKRKGLLRFSETQLISEISSLLLHDDILRDTEKLEDLIVFLLALLSYRNVRTEVNLREKFLKISKKWIQDCKFK, encoded by the coding sequence ATGGAAGAGTTTGACAGGCTTATCGGTATCGTTAAAACACTTAGATCTCCAAATGGGTGTCCTTGGGACAGAGAACAAACGCTTGAAAGCATTGTTGAGAACATAATAGAAGAGGCATATGAAGTAGTACAAGCTATAACCGAAGGAGACTATGAGAAGATAAAAGAAGAAACTGGAGATCTTATCCTTCAGGGAGTATTCATATCACAGATAGCTAAAGAGATGGGGAAATTTTCCATAGACGAGGTTTTGAAAGACCTAAACTCTAAACTTCTCCAAAGGCATCCTCATGTATTTGGAAATGAAGCACTGCCAGAAAGCACCGAAGAGTCGCTGAAGCTATGGGAAACTAAGAAGAAAGAAAGTAACAACATACTTGAGGAAATACCTAAAAACTTTCCAACTCTACTATACATATATAAAGTCATACAAAAAAGCAAAAGAAAGGGGCTTTTAAGATTCTCAGAAACCCAGCTTATCTCAGAGATATCTAGCCTTTTACTACATGATGATATCCTAAGGGATACGGAAAAGTTAGAAGACTTAATAGTTTTTCTACTTGCACTTCTCTCTTACCGTAACGTAAGAACAGAGGTGAATCTGAGAGAAAAATTCCTGAAAATTTCCAAAAAATGGATACAGGATTGTAAATTTAAGTAG